From a single Bacillus pumilus genomic region:
- a CDS encoding response regulator transcription factor: MKEQMHILIVDDESDMLELIGSFLKRQGFHITTANNGMDALRQLEKEPIDLVVLDIMMPDMDGFEVCQRIRQTSQIPILFLTARGYEEDRIRGLEIGADDYIMKPFSLRELAARIETTLRRIRGLSLKRSRIQIGDMEIDQDGRQVYIQQEPINVTRREFDLLMFLLLNQGQVFSREQLYQKLWESHSTSGSLRTVDTHIKTLRLKLKGAERHIKTVWGIGYKFEEEE, from the coding sequence ATGAAAGAACAAATGCATATTTTAATCGTAGACGATGAGTCCGATATGCTTGAGTTAATCGGATCCTTTTTAAAAAGACAAGGCTTTCACATCACAACAGCAAATAATGGAATGGATGCCTTACGTCAGCTTGAAAAGGAGCCCATTGACCTTGTTGTACTAGATATCATGATGCCTGATATGGACGGATTTGAAGTCTGCCAGCGTATCAGACAAACATCTCAAATACCTATTTTATTCTTAACAGCTAGAGGTTATGAGGAGGATCGAATTAGAGGCCTTGAAATTGGAGCAGATGACTATATCATGAAGCCGTTCAGTCTACGTGAACTTGCGGCAAGAATTGAAACAACCTTAAGACGAATTAGAGGTCTTTCGCTAAAGCGTAGTAGAATCCAAATTGGCGATATGGAGATCGATCAAGATGGCAGACAAGTCTATATCCAGCAAGAGCCCATTAATGTAACAAGAAGAGAATTCGATTTACTCATGTTTCTTTTGCTCAATCAAGGCCAAGTGTTTTCACGAGAACAGCTCTATCAAAAATTGTGGGAATCACATTCAACGAGCGGCTCTTTAAGAACAGTCGATACCCATATCAAAACACTGAGACTGAAATTAAAAGGAGCAGAACGGCATATTAAAACCGTTTGGGGTATTGGGTATAAGTTTGAGGAGGAAGAATGA
- a CDS encoding HAMP domain-containing sensor histidine kinase: MKPLSIKKKVLFLILVVTGIVAASALALTYYLYQHLYIDKQIDSLSLQGKKLAEIYHEHGKDTYFTNRIKWTNESSEANIIFTDDPMELSSGLPFDTNTNDNLITFKERQKLLQGETVVLIREHPQFHQDILGIAIPVFSNKDELAGTIFLSMPLSDVYEPFVQIRLTLGISILLILLLIFLIGYKSSNKVVRTINQMKEIAMEMESGDFSKRMAVTKNGDELNQLSRSFNKLSSSLEKVEQHRREFLANVSHELRTPLSYMKGYAEGIEEGIIDQKKGMQIIQDESTRLSRLVHDLLDLAQLEGESYPLTMEPIVFAQVIHDVLDQMTFIASQKGISFNRVLEEDCIIYGDSDRLQQVVRNLLDNAIHYTPSGKSISIELFVHQNTAELRISDEGSGIPKEDLPHVSERFYRVNKARTRKDGGSGLGLAIVYQIIKKHHGTFDLQSEQGIGTTAIIQLPSVESTENPPFSPQNKMTP, translated from the coding sequence ATGAAGCCATTATCGATTAAAAAGAAAGTGCTCTTCTTAATCCTTGTAGTGACCGGAATTGTTGCGGCCTCCGCTCTTGCCCTTACTTATTACTTATACCAGCACTTATATATTGATAAACAGATCGATTCCTTAAGTTTACAAGGTAAGAAGCTGGCAGAAATCTATCACGAACACGGGAAAGATACGTATTTTACCAATAGGATAAAATGGACAAACGAATCAAGTGAAGCGAATATTATTTTCACAGATGACCCAATGGAGCTTTCAAGTGGACTTCCTTTTGATACGAACACAAATGATAATCTCATCACGTTCAAGGAACGCCAAAAGCTTCTTCAAGGGGAAACCGTCGTGTTAATTAGAGAACATCCACAGTTTCATCAAGATATTCTCGGCATCGCCATCCCTGTTTTCTCAAACAAAGATGAGCTTGCGGGGACCATTTTTCTATCCATGCCCTTATCAGATGTGTATGAACCTTTTGTCCAAATCAGATTAACACTTGGCATATCCATTTTATTAATCCTGCTCCTTATTTTCCTTATCGGCTATAAGAGCTCCAATAAAGTCGTGCGGACAATTAATCAAATGAAAGAAATTGCAATGGAAATGGAATCTGGTGATTTTTCCAAACGCATGGCTGTGACGAAAAATGGAGATGAGTTAAACCAGCTTAGCCGCTCCTTTAATAAACTGTCTTCCAGCCTCGAAAAAGTGGAACAGCACCGGAGAGAATTTCTGGCGAATGTCTCTCATGAACTTAGAACTCCGCTAAGTTATATGAAAGGTTATGCTGAAGGAATTGAAGAGGGCATTATTGACCAAAAGAAAGGCATGCAGATTATTCAAGACGAATCCACACGATTAAGCAGGCTCGTACATGACCTTCTTGATCTCGCGCAGTTAGAGGGGGAATCTTACCCACTAACGATGGAGCCGATCGTTTTTGCACAAGTCATTCATGATGTTCTTGATCAAATGACATTCATTGCTAGTCAAAAGGGAATCTCTTTCAACCGAGTACTCGAAGAGGATTGTATTATATATGGTGATAGCGATCGTCTTCAGCAAGTCGTTCGTAATTTATTGGACAATGCCATCCATTACACGCCATCAGGAAAATCAATTTCAATTGAATTATTCGTTCACCAAAACACTGCTGAATTGAGAATCTCAGATGAAGGCAGCGGTATTCCAAAAGAAGATCTTCCTCATGTTTCTGAGCGTTTTTATCGAGTGAATAAAGCCCGCACAAGAAAAGATGGTGGTTCTGGTCTTGGACTAGCCATTGTTTATCAAATTATTAAAAAACATCACGGTACGTTCGATCTTCAATCTGAACAAGGAATAGGTACGACCGCTATCATACAATTACCAAGTGTAGAGAGCACTGAAAATCCGCCTTTCTCACCACAAAATAAGATGACACCTTAA
- a CDS encoding glycosyltransferase family 39 protein, whose translation MTRRFQKFDLYLFFILILSAILNIYNIWNDDTVNAYYTAAVTSMMQSWHNFFFASFDSSGYVTVDKPPLAFWLQTISAKIFGLHGWSVILPQALAGIGSVYFIYRLVKPTFGQAAARLSALMMACTPIAVAVSRTNNIDSLLVFILLLATVMMFKAVKQQKVLWAIASFAMIGVGFNTKMLQAYMIVPALILFYIIAYRTTWKKKLLSLMISMIVLLGVSASWSIAVDLTSKDNRPYMGSSQSNSALELAFGYNGLQRLTGQQSGGGSNQREGQPPSQQGDQQNDNDSSTMPQPPSNGDQSNSDNTNQSSNQEQSSMQGPPSSANGTTPPDMPSGGNGDGPPNGGGGKMGNGSGVFGTGTKGPLRLFQSELSDQISWLLPFALFGMIGIFFSTAFERRRLNTKQKETLFWLAWLIPVAAFFSVAGFFHHYYLIMLAPPIAVLAGAGWVSMTQLFQTGTGFKKWLLPIAIFVTTAFEIFILSTFTSTIGLGLSIAVGLIGIGTILSLLLIKGKEKLKQFMSLIAIIGMLIAPLYWASTPLLYGGNSMLPEAGPQLATSRGSMSSQVNEKLISYLEKNNTGEEFLFGTTDATTASPYIIKTGKAVMALGGFSGSDNILTLGEFKQLVKDGKIKYFYLSGMRGGSSDILNWIQKNGKEVSTSKWQNSSTSKAKQQTDSSDSQPSEQQDQSNRGMGRGTLYQLSID comes from the coding sequence TTGACTAGACGCTTTCAGAAATTTGATCTTTATTTATTTTTCATATTAATTTTATCTGCCATTTTAAACATTTATAACATTTGGAACGACGATACGGTAAACGCTTATTATACAGCGGCGGTCACAAGCATGATGCAAAGCTGGCATAATTTCTTCTTTGCTTCGTTCGATTCCTCAGGTTATGTCACGGTGGATAAACCGCCGCTCGCCTTCTGGCTGCAAACGATCAGCGCCAAAATTTTCGGCCTTCATGGCTGGAGTGTGATCTTACCCCAAGCTTTAGCTGGCATTGGATCTGTTTATTTCATCTACCGCCTAGTCAAACCTACATTTGGCCAGGCTGCTGCAAGACTATCAGCACTCATGATGGCATGTACACCAATCGCAGTTGCTGTATCACGTACAAATAACATTGACAGCTTACTCGTCTTTATTCTTTTACTCGCAACAGTCATGATGTTCAAAGCTGTGAAACAGCAGAAGGTGCTTTGGGCGATTGCTTCATTTGCAATGATCGGTGTCGGCTTTAATACAAAAATGCTGCAAGCGTATATGATTGTACCAGCTCTCATCCTGTTTTACATCATTGCCTATCGAACGACATGGAAGAAAAAGCTGCTATCACTGATGATTTCAATGATTGTTCTTTTAGGTGTATCTGCTTCTTGGTCTATAGCAGTTGATCTCACCTCCAAAGATAATCGTCCTTATATGGGATCAAGTCAATCGAACTCAGCACTCGAATTAGCCTTTGGTTACAACGGTCTTCAGCGGCTGACAGGTCAACAGTCTGGCGGCGGCTCAAATCAGCGTGAAGGGCAGCCACCTTCACAGCAGGGTGATCAGCAAAATGACAATGATTCATCCACCATGCCACAACCGCCATCTAATGGAGATCAAAGCAATTCAGACAACACAAACCAATCATCTAATCAGGAACAGTCTTCAATGCAAGGACCACCAAGCAGTGCTAATGGCACAACACCACCTGATATGCCTTCAGGCGGTAATGGTGATGGGCCGCCAAATGGCGGGGGCGGAAAAATGGGGAATGGTTCTGGTGTATTTGGAACAGGAACAAAAGGGCCATTACGTCTGTTCCAATCTGAACTTTCCGATCAAATCAGCTGGCTGCTTCCATTTGCCCTCTTTGGCATGATTGGTATTTTCTTCTCGACAGCCTTTGAAAGAAGACGGCTCAATACAAAACAAAAAGAAACACTATTTTGGTTAGCTTGGCTTATACCCGTTGCTGCATTTTTCAGTGTAGCTGGATTTTTCCATCACTATTATTTAATTATGCTGGCACCCCCAATTGCTGTATTAGCGGGAGCCGGATGGGTCTCTATGACTCAATTGTTTCAAACAGGAACTGGCTTTAAAAAATGGCTGCTTCCAATTGCGATATTTGTTACAACAGCATTTGAAATCTTTATCTTATCCACTTTCACAAGCACGATCGGTCTTGGACTAAGCATTGCAGTCGGTCTCATTGGGATTGGAACGATCCTTTCTCTGCTTTTGATAAAAGGGAAAGAAAAACTCAAACAATTCATGTCTCTCATCGCCATCATTGGCATGCTGATCGCACCACTATACTGGGCAAGCACCCCTCTTCTTTATGGAGGAAACAGTATGCTGCCAGAGGCTGGTCCTCAGCTTGCAACTTCAAGAGGCAGCATGAGTTCACAAGTCAATGAAAAGCTGATCAGCTATCTGGAGAAAAACAATACAGGAGAAGAATTCCTATTTGGGACAACAGATGCCACCACAGCTTCACCTTACATTATTAAAACAGGCAAAGCTGTTATGGCATTAGGCGGATTTAGTGGATCTGACAATATCCTCACGCTTGGTGAATTCAAACAGCTCGTCAAAGACGGAAAGATCAAATATTTCTATTTATCTGGTATGAGAGGCGGAAGCTCTGACATTCTAAATTGGATTCAAAAAAACGGCAAAGAAGTATCTACATCTAAATGGCAGAACAGCTCTACATCCAAAGCGAAGCAGCAAACAGACAGTTCAGACAGCCAGCCATCGGAACAACAAGATCAGTCAAATAGAGGAATGGGGCGTGGCACCCTTTATCAACTATCCATTGATTAA
- a CDS encoding glycosyltransferase family 2 protein yields the protein MEKNIQYSIVVPVYNEELVIHESYQRLKTVMDSTGEAYELLFINDGSMDRTAELIKGYCQTDPNVRLIDFSRNFGHQIAITAGMDYAKGEAVVVIDADLQDPPELILDMIQKWKEGYEVVYAVRTKRKGETAFKKYTASLFYRVLRQITEVDIPIDTGDFRLMDRKVCHEMRKIREKNPFVRGLVSWVGFKQIAVEYVRDERLAGETKYPLKKMLKLSMDGITSFSYKPLKLASVAGIVLSAIGFISMFLVLYLKLFTNSTITGWSSLIVIQLFFSGIILFMLGMIGEYIGRIYDEAKDRPLYIVRDSYGLQVKPHPVQSPVHFKQYKQH from the coding sequence ATGGAAAAGAACATACAATATTCTATTGTCGTCCCAGTCTATAATGAAGAACTTGTGATCCATGAATCGTATCAGCGCCTTAAAACCGTCATGGATTCGACAGGGGAAGCATATGAGCTTCTCTTCATCAATGACGGCAGCATGGATCGAACAGCTGAACTAATTAAAGGGTACTGTCAGACAGATCCGAATGTGAGACTCATTGATTTTTCTCGTAACTTTGGACATCAAATTGCAATTACAGCAGGAATGGATTATGCAAAGGGAGAAGCCGTCGTGGTAATTGATGCGGATTTACAAGATCCACCTGAATTGATTTTAGACATGATTCAAAAATGGAAGGAAGGCTACGAAGTCGTATACGCGGTCCGTACCAAACGAAAAGGCGAAACAGCTTTCAAAAAGTACACCGCTTCTCTTTTCTACAGGGTTCTACGACAAATCACCGAAGTAGATATTCCAATTGACACCGGTGACTTTAGATTGATGGATCGTAAAGTATGTCATGAAATGAGGAAAATACGTGAGAAAAATCCATTTGTGCGCGGCTTAGTGAGCTGGGTCGGCTTTAAACAAATTGCGGTAGAATACGTTCGGGATGAACGGCTGGCAGGAGAAACAAAGTACCCTCTCAAAAAGATGCTCAAGCTCTCGATGGATGGGATCACATCTTTTTCTTACAAACCTTTAAAGTTAGCTAGCGTGGCAGGCATTGTCCTTTCAGCTATTGGCTTCATTTCGATGTTTCTTGTTCTCTATTTAAAACTTTTTACAAACAGCACCATCACCGGGTGGAGCTCATTAATAGTCATTCAGCTATTCTTCAGCGGGATTATCCTCTTTATGTTAGGCATGATCGGAGAGTATATTGGCCGAATCTACGATGAAGCCAAGGACCGTCCGCTTTATATCGTCAGGGATAGCTACGGCCTTCAGGTAAAGCCACATCCAGTTCAATCCCCTGTTCATTTCAAGCAATATAAACAGCATTAA
- a CDS encoding amino acid permease, whose translation MEKEHVQLKRTMTSRHIMMLALGGAIGAGLFKGSSSAIDIAGPAVILAYMIGGLILLFIMQGLAEMTVARPGARTFRDLIEPVLGKYPAYFLDWIYWKMWVLNIAAEAIVSAIFIQYWFPQVPIWTLVLIISLVVTLINVCSVKMFAETEYWLASIKIAVILLFIIIGLTMLFFSFGQHAAPGLSNLTDHGGFFPNGTGGLIAAMLVVVYSYGGTEMIGVTLAETKSPEKVIPKAIQSTFVRIIGFYVLPFFIIVSLIPWNQVNNEQVSPFVTVFATIGVPYASDIMNGIILLAILSSMNSGLYASSRVLYTQAMDGRVWKGFYKLSKQQVPVRAILVCTSTLYAAVLISLFVGSQTFNYLMGSLSYTVLFIWFIIAVGHLKSRSVAQPGGYRVKLYPFTTWFSVIAIIAIFVGVVSNTPIVQTLVTMGIYLIITLSFFINRKRFETAV comes from the coding sequence ATGGAAAAGGAACATGTACAGTTAAAACGAACAATGACGTCAAGGCATATTATGATGCTTGCGCTTGGTGGGGCAATTGGTGCTGGCCTGTTTAAAGGAAGCAGTTCTGCCATTGATATTGCGGGTCCTGCTGTCATTTTGGCATATATGATTGGTGGTCTTATTTTATTATTTATTATGCAAGGACTTGCCGAAATGACAGTTGCACGACCAGGTGCTAGAACATTCCGTGATTTAATTGAACCTGTGTTAGGCAAATATCCTGCCTATTTCTTAGACTGGATCTACTGGAAAATGTGGGTGCTGAACATCGCAGCAGAAGCGATCGTGTCTGCAATCTTTATTCAGTATTGGTTCCCGCAAGTACCGATTTGGACGCTTGTGTTAATCATTTCACTTGTTGTGACATTGATCAATGTTTGTTCAGTCAAAATGTTTGCAGAGACAGAGTACTGGTTAGCCTCTATTAAAATTGCTGTCATTCTATTATTTATTATCATTGGGCTAACGATGCTGTTTTTCTCATTCGGACAACATGCAGCACCGGGGTTATCCAATTTAACTGACCATGGAGGATTTTTCCCGAATGGAACGGGCGGCTTAATTGCGGCAATGCTGGTGGTCGTGTATTCATATGGTGGAACTGAAATGATAGGGGTCACATTAGCAGAAACGAAAAGCCCTGAGAAAGTCATCCCAAAAGCCATTCAAAGTACATTTGTACGAATTATCGGTTTCTATGTACTTCCGTTCTTCATCATCGTCAGCTTGATTCCTTGGAATCAAGTAAACAATGAGCAAGTGAGTCCATTCGTCACGGTGTTTGCAACGATCGGGGTACCGTATGCAAGTGATATCATGAATGGCATTATCTTACTAGCAATTTTGTCTTCTATGAACTCTGGCTTGTATGCTTCATCACGGGTGCTTTATACACAGGCCATGGATGGCCGTGTATGGAAAGGATTCTACAAGCTGTCGAAACAACAGGTGCCTGTTCGAGCGATCCTTGTATGTACATCTACCTTGTATGCAGCTGTATTGATTTCTCTTTTTGTAGGAAGTCAAACGTTTAATTATTTGATGGGATCTTTAAGTTATACCGTTTTATTCATCTGGTTTATCATTGCGGTCGGTCATTTGAAATCTCGAAGCGTCGCACAGCCAGGTGGATATCGCGTGAAGCTGTATCCATTCACGACATGGTTTTCCGTCATTGCGATCATTGCCATTTTTGTCGGGGTTGTATCCAATACACCCATTGTCCAAACGCTGGTCACAATGGGCATTTATTTAATCATTACACTTTCTTTCTTCATTAATAGAAAACGGTTTGAAACAGCCGTCTAA
- a CDS encoding NAD(P)H-dependent oxidoreductase: MRDKEQLKKDIIEAYEFRHATKEFDPTKKISEDDFAFILETGRLSPSSVGFEPWKFLVVQNEAFREKLKEYTWGAQKQLPTASHFVIILARTDARYDSAYAEYINKEIKGMTDETFEMVKERYKQFQENDLHLMETDRTLFDWASKQTYIALGNMMTAAAQIGIDSCPVEGFSYDEIHRMLEEEGLLEDGQYDISVMAAFGYRVVEPKRGKTRRPMDEVAVWIR; encoded by the coding sequence ATGAGAGACAAAGAGCAATTAAAAAAAGACATCATTGAGGCATATGAATTCCGTCATGCGACAAAAGAGTTTGATCCAACGAAAAAGATTTCTGAAGATGATTTTGCGTTCATTTTAGAAACCGGAAGACTTTCCCCAAGCTCTGTCGGATTTGAGCCTTGGAAGTTCCTCGTCGTTCAAAATGAAGCATTTAGAGAGAAATTAAAAGAGTACACATGGGGGGCGCAAAAGCAGCTTCCAACTGCTAGCCACTTTGTGATCATTTTGGCCAGAACAGACGCTCGCTATGATTCAGCATATGCAGAATACATCAATAAGGAAATCAAAGGAATGACAGACGAAACGTTTGAAATGGTCAAAGAACGCTACAAACAATTCCAAGAGAATGATCTTCATTTGATGGAAACTGACCGTACGCTCTTCGATTGGGCTTCCAAACAAACGTATATTGCTCTTGGAAATATGATGACAGCCGCTGCACAAATTGGCATCGATTCATGCCCTGTTGAAGGATTCAGCTATGATGAGATTCATCGTATGCTTGAGGAAGAAGGATTACTTGAAGATGGTCAGTACGACATCTCTGTCATGGCTGCCTTTGGGTATCGAGTCGTTGAGCCAAAGCGCGGCAAAACGCGCCGTCCGATGGATGAAGTAGCCGTTTGGATTCGTTAA
- a CDS encoding helix-turn-helix domain-containing protein, whose protein sequence is MNEHEKVKFIQEEVLTSAEVCEVLDVTRQRLSALINSGKLKPVKKVGTVALFLLQHVQVLKKELEEGRKKYRPYD, encoded by the coding sequence ATGAACGAACACGAAAAAGTTAAGTTTATTCAAGAAGAAGTCCTAACAAGTGCAGAAGTTTGTGAGGTACTCGATGTTACTCGGCAACGTCTGAGTGCCCTCATTAATTCTGGGAAGCTCAAACCTGTTAAAAAGGTTGGTACAGTTGCTTTATTTTTGTTGCAACATGTACAGGTCTTAAAAAAAGAATTAGAAGAAGGGCGAAAGAAATACCGTCCTTATGATTAA
- a CDS encoding peptidoglycan recognition protein family protein, whose translation MVKIIQDYISKSNRNRPGNYMKPLYITVHNTANKSKGADAASHAAFVKRSSTVVSWHYTVDENVIYQHLPLNENGWHAGDGRGTGNMKSIGIEICENADGNFEKAVENAQWLIRQLMQEQGIPLANVVPHKHWSGKECPRRLLNRWDSFKAGIAIAHTNKKPTVKPTKAAPSKTAASKPAKKTYGLPTGILKVTKPLTKGSAVKAVQQALAAVYYYPDKKAKNNGIDGYYGPKTADAVKRFQLMHGLTSDGIYGPKTKAKLEKLLK comes from the coding sequence ATGGTAAAAATCATTCAAGACTATATTTCAAAGAGTAACCGGAACAGACCAGGTAACTATATGAAGCCTTTATATATTACGGTTCATAACACAGCTAACAAGTCAAAGGGCGCAGACGCAGCAAGTCACGCAGCGTTCGTAAAACGATCTAGCACAGTGGTAAGCTGGCACTACACTGTAGACGAAAATGTGATCTATCAGCATTTACCGTTAAACGAAAACGGATGGCACGCAGGAGACGGCAGAGGAACGGGAAATATGAAGTCGATCGGCATTGAAATTTGTGAAAATGCAGACGGCAATTTTGAGAAGGCGGTCGAGAATGCTCAATGGCTTATTAGACAGTTAATGCAGGAACAAGGGATTCCATTGGCAAACGTTGTTCCTCATAAGCATTGGAGTGGGAAAGAATGTCCCCGCCGCCTGCTTAATCGTTGGGACAGCTTCAAAGCCGGTATTGCCATTGCTCACACAAATAAAAAGCCGACTGTTAAACCAACAAAAGCAGCACCATCCAAAACAGCAGCTTCCAAGCCTGCTAAAAAGACATATGGTTTGCCAACAGGCATTTTAAAAGTTACAAAGCCTCTTACAAAGGGATCAGCAGTAAAAGCCGTACAGCAAGCCCTAGCGGCGGTTTACTACTACCCGGATAAAAAGGCAAAAAACAACGGAATTGACGGCTATTATGGACCGAAAACAGCGGATGCGGTCAAACGATTCCAGCTTATGCATGGGCTTACTTCTGATGGTATCTATGGTCCAAAGACTAAAGCTAAACTAGAGAAACTCTTAAAATAA
- a CDS encoding phage holin — MKNFDKGTVIRTVLLFMALINQFLIMVGKPVLPISEDQVTSLADTLYLAFSMIFTIVTTLMAWFKNNYLTDKGKLQKEVLQQKGLTK, encoded by the coding sequence ATGAAAAACTTTGACAAAGGCACTGTGATCCGTACGGTGCTTCTTTTTATGGCATTAATCAACCAATTTTTAATCATGGTCGGTAAACCTGTTTTGCCGATCAGTGAGGACCAAGTCACATCATTGGCTGACACATTGTACCTTGCCTTCTCAATGATTTTTACAATTGTCACAACCTTGATGGCATGGTTCAAAAACAACTATTTGACTGACAAAGGCAAGTTACAAAAAGAAGTCCTACAACAAAAAGGATTAACAAAATAA
- a CDS encoding BhlA/UviB family holin-like peptide, whose amino-acid sequence MEMDIAQYLMTQGPFAVLFCWVLFYVLNTTKERENKLNEQIDAQNDVLAKFSEKYDVVIEKLDRIERNQK is encoded by the coding sequence ATGGAAATGGATATTGCACAGTATTTAATGACACAGGGACCGTTTGCGGTTCTTTTTTGTTGGGTGTTGTTTTATGTCCTCAATACAACTAAAGAGCGTGAGAACAAGCTAAACGAACAAATTGACGCACAAAATGACGTACTAGCAAAATTCAGTGAAAAATATGACGTTGTCATTGAAAAATTAGATCGAATTGAAAGAAACCAAAAATAA
- a CDS encoding XkdX family protein produces MSDFDWFSRIKGFYDRELWTKEMVYNTVAAGRITPEQYEEITGEPYEV; encoded by the coding sequence GTGAGTGATTTCGATTGGTTCAGTAGAATCAAAGGTTTTTATGATAGAGAATTATGGACAAAAGAAATGGTGTATAACACCGTAGCAGCCGGGAGAATCACACCCGAACAATATGAGGAAATCACAGGTGAGCCATACGAAGTGTAG
- a CDS encoding BppU family phage baseplate upper protein, which produces MTNQLFKNGVLPFVVDAYDQSVYDSKIVFSTQDIGTAKLIFKLRKDGVPLPLSAVDGKLVLSFKNGSKNVRNISLIDKVDGIAEYVLDNDEIKLYGKVQASLNLYYRNGQALSIHEFTFDIQRNLIDQDIAPAAEFYIDDFQTLKTEIERKAAELEADIKKRTDDMQGNIDKITKELQEQLEHLKEKLGDLEALETKEGAKAKVDAALAAAKKYTDDHAETPAGAFKMAKDLVAGFQQKKITTDMGFPLISIKDTSVSILDAVIDNGLGMGSFYAIAKSKDLPNHRSFRGFFHMTDVSSDGKATFGWVYATDYINNIYTNYLNNNVWSGWARLSNHNLLSETGQSQLLPNGTDILTLPSGCYYAVGTNVVNMPSKTDSSWFNIYVIDNSNNRKYFHIVRSGDNLHWFGTTHTDGSFRGWKRMLTDNDSISTWNQVTLVAGTVKQFAGNPLQFSIRQNDLLLRGSFEGVPANDAVIARFTQKPASKAVFLGATVGSYGSARFTLEKDGSLRFDGMSAHDNSFVSRFEINESIPLW; this is translated from the coding sequence ATGACGAATCAACTTTTTAAAAATGGCGTGCTGCCTTTCGTGGTTGATGCCTATGATCAAAGCGTGTACGATTCAAAAATCGTTTTTTCTACACAAGATATAGGCACAGCAAAGCTAATTTTCAAATTGCGTAAAGATGGCGTGCCTTTGCCTCTTTCAGCAGTTGACGGAAAACTCGTACTATCATTCAAGAATGGATCAAAGAACGTTCGGAATATCTCTCTTATAGACAAGGTTGATGGAATAGCTGAATACGTACTAGACAATGACGAAATAAAGCTATACGGCAAGGTTCAAGCGTCCTTGAATTTGTATTATCGGAACGGACAAGCCTTGTCCATTCACGAATTTACATTTGATATTCAGCGCAATTTAATTGACCAGGACATTGCCCCGGCAGCGGAATTTTATATTGATGATTTTCAAACTCTTAAAACCGAAATAGAACGTAAAGCAGCAGAACTTGAAGCGGATATAAAAAAGCGAACTGACGATATGCAAGGAAACATTGATAAGATCACCAAAGAGCTTCAAGAGCAGCTTGAGCATTTGAAAGAAAAACTAGGTGATCTCGAAGCGCTTGAAACAAAAGAAGGCGCAAAAGCTAAAGTAGACGCAGCACTTGCAGCAGCTAAAAAATATACAGACGATCACGCCGAGACACCCGCCGGCGCTTTCAAAATGGCAAAAGACCTTGTGGCGGGTTTTCAACAAAAGAAAATCACAACCGATATGGGCTTTCCGTTGATTTCAATTAAAGACACATCAGTTAGCATTTTGGATGCCGTGATTGATAACGGTCTAGGGATGGGCTCTTTTTACGCAATAGCAAAATCAAAAGATTTGCCTAACCACCGATCTTTCAGAGGTTTTTTCCACATGACAGATGTGTCTTCCGACGGGAAAGCTACTTTCGGATGGGTATATGCAACGGATTATATCAACAACATTTACACCAACTATTTAAACAACAATGTGTGGAGTGGATGGGCTAGACTCTCCAATCATAATTTGCTATCTGAAACAGGGCAAAGCCAATTGTTGCCGAATGGTACGGACATATTAACGCTGCCGTCCGGTTGTTACTATGCCGTTGGTACAAATGTCGTAAATATGCCGAGTAAAACCGATTCATCTTGGTTCAATATTTATGTTATTGATAACAGTAACAACCGTAAATACTTTCATATTGTTAGAAGTGGAGATAATTTACATTGGTTCGGTACGACTCATACGGACGGATCGTTCAGAGGATGGAAACGGATGCTGACGGATAATGATTCAATCAGCACATGGAATCAGGTAACGTTAGTCGCTGGAACAGTAAAACAATTTGCGGGAAACCCTCTCCAATTCTCCATACGTCAAAATGACTTACTACTTCGAGGATCGTTTGAGGGAGTCCCGGCGAATGATGCAGTCATTGCCCGTTTTACTCAAAAACCGGCTTCAAAAGCTGTGTTTCTCGGTGCAACGGTAGGGTCTTATGGCTCTGCTAGATTTACATTAGAAAAAGATGGTTCTTTGCGTTTTGATGGGATGTCTGCTCACGATAATTCTTTTGTAAGCAGATTTGAAATAAATGAATCTATTCCGTTGTGGTAG